One Paenibacillus sp. FSL W8-0186 genomic window carries:
- a CDS encoding Na+/H+ antiporter subunit A: protein MLSVNLAILIPFLAAILVPFLYAKVSRKHIGWFVLIVPVVLFVSLARYIPSVAGGETYLSTIAWIPSYGIHFTTYLDGLSIIFGLLITGIGSLVIIYSIYYLSAEESLGHFYIYLLLFMGAMLGVVFSDNLMVFYAFWELTSISSFLLIAFWYHRKRSRYGAKKALLTTVTGGIAMLTSFIMIYVMTGTMSIREIISTIDYGHALFIPAMLLLLLGAFTKSAQFPFHIWLPDAMEAPTPISAYLHSATMVKAGIYLVARFTPIFGSHETWFWLVSSVGIITLFWGSFNAVRQTDLKALLAYSTISQLGLIMTLFGIGSAALSMGAGEETVIYTQATFAALFHLVNHSTFKGALFMVIGIVNHGAGTRDIRRLGGLMSLMPISFTIALIGSFSMAGLPPFNGFLSKEMFFQAVVSVSQSGIFSLHVSKVLFPVVAWVASVFTFIYCMIIVFKTFLGPYQPEKLDHEAHEAPAGMLISPIILAVLVVGIFFFPNVLGDYLLRPAMASILPSIELEGMIEPISAWHGFNPALWMTLGVIAVGTLMYLSIRRWKGIYSLLPENWTLDNLYNNSLIQMEKISNRITSFYMTGYLRSYSIYIFLFFIAAVGGTLLFTGAYAFDFAGDAPISVYEIVLVLVMVAAALAIPLAKSRVNAVLLNGALGYSMALFFVVFRAPDLALTQLVVETVSTALFLLCFYFLPKWKKEETPRRTKRTNLVISIAVGIIFVLVALSVRGGKLFDTISGYFENAYELAGGKNIVNAILGDFRAFDTMLEVIVLFIGGLSVYTLIKLKSTKEEQNLEDQ from the coding sequence TTGTTATCCGTGAACTTAGCCATATTGATCCCTTTTCTTGCCGCTATACTCGTACCATTCTTATACGCCAAAGTTTCACGCAAACATATCGGCTGGTTCGTCCTGATCGTGCCGGTTGTCCTGTTTGTTTCTCTAGCTCGCTACATTCCGTCTGTCGCCGGGGGCGAGACTTACTTGAGCACGATCGCGTGGATTCCCTCCTACGGCATCCATTTTACCACGTATCTTGACGGGCTGAGCATCATCTTCGGCCTATTGATCACCGGGATCGGCAGCCTGGTCATCATTTATTCCATTTATTATTTATCCGCAGAAGAGTCGCTGGGCCACTTTTATATTTACCTGCTGCTGTTTATGGGAGCTATGCTTGGCGTTGTCTTCTCCGACAATCTGATGGTGTTTTATGCTTTCTGGGAATTGACCAGCATTTCGTCCTTCCTCCTGATTGCATTTTGGTACCACCGGAAAAGATCCAGATACGGCGCAAAAAAAGCTCTATTAACTACGGTGACCGGCGGAATCGCCATGCTGACCAGCTTCATTATGATCTATGTCATGACTGGCACAATGAGCATCCGGGAAATTATTTCTACCATTGATTACGGCCATGCGCTATTTATTCCGGCAATGCTCCTTCTGCTGCTCGGCGCTTTTACCAAATCCGCCCAATTCCCGTTCCATATCTGGCTGCCTGACGCTATGGAAGCGCCGACGCCAATCAGTGCATATCTGCATTCGGCAACGATGGTCAAAGCGGGCATTTATTTGGTGGCCCGGTTTACGCCCATTTTCGGCAGCCATGAAACCTGGTTCTGGCTCGTCAGCAGCGTCGGCATCATCACGCTTTTCTGGGGCTCCTTCAACGCGGTTCGCCAGACGGATCTTAAAGCGCTGCTCGCCTACTCGACCATTAGCCAGCTCGGTCTCATCATGACCCTGTTTGGTATTGGTTCGGCAGCACTGTCCATGGGGGCCGGTGAAGAGACCGTGATTTATACGCAGGCGACCTTTGCGGCCCTGTTCCATTTGGTTAATCACTCTACGTTCAAAGGCGCTTTATTTATGGTTATCGGTATCGTAAACCATGGAGCAGGCACTCGTGACATTCGCCGCCTTGGCGGACTGATGTCGTTAATGCCGATTTCATTCACCATCGCTTTAATCGGCAGCTTTTCCATGGCAGGCTTGCCGCCATTTAACGGCTTCCTGAGCAAGGAAATGTTCTTTCAAGCCGTTGTCAGCGTAAGTCAGTCCGGAATTTTCTCCCTGCATGTATCCAAGGTACTATTCCCTGTCGTCGCCTGGGTTGCCAGTGTATTCACATTCATATACTGCATGATCATCGTATTCAAGACGTTTCTTGGGCCATACCAGCCGGAGAAGCTCGATCATGAAGCCCATGAAGCTCCGGCAGGCATGTTGATTTCACCGATCATTCTAGCAGTTTTGGTTGTAGGGATCTTCTTTTTCCCTAACGTGCTGGGCGATTATCTGCTGCGTCCGGCGATGGCCAGCATCCTCCCTTCGATAGAACTCGAAGGCATGATTGAACCTATTTCAGCCTGGCATGGATTCAATCCCGCTTTATGGATGACGCTCGGAGTCATTGCTGTCGGCACCTTGATGTATCTGTCGATCCGGCGGTGGAAAGGAATCTATTCGCTTCTGCCCGAGAATTGGACGCTGGACAACTTGTATAACAATAGTCTGATCCAAATGGAGAAAATCTCAAACCGGATCACCTCCTTCTATATGACAGGCTATTTGCGAAGTTATTCGATTTATATTTTCCTGTTTTTCATCGCCGCTGTAGGAGGCACGCTGCTGTTTACAGGAGCTTACGCCTTTGATTTTGCTGGCGATGCTCCGATCAGCGTATATGAAATCGTTCTGGTGCTCGTCATGGTCGCTGCTGCGCTTGCCATCCCTTTGGCGAAATCGCGCGTAAACGCCGTTCTGCTCAATGGAGCGCTTGGCTATTCCATGGCTCTGTTCTTCGTCGTATTCCGTGCACCTGACTTGGCGTTAACCCAGCTCGTGGTGGAGACGGTATCGACAGCGTTGTTCCTGCTCTGCTTTTATTTCCTTCCAAAATGGAAGAAAGAGGAGACGCCTCGCCGCACGAAGCGCACCAACCTTGTCATTTCCATAGCCGTAGGAATCATTTTCGTTTTGGTTGCTCTCTCTGTACGGGGTGGCAAACTGTTCGATACGATCTCCGGCTACTTTGAAAACGCCTATGAACTGGCGGGCGGAAAGAACATCGTTAACGCCATCCTCGGCGACTTCCGCGCGTTCGATACGATGCTTGAGGTGATCGTCCTCTTCATCGGTGGCCTGAGCGTATACACATTGATCAAACTAAAGTCGACGAAGGAGGAGCAGAACCTTGAAGATCAATGA
- a CDS encoding universal stress protein: MKKVKGRMDESILVCVYYGPNGERLIRRGHKMASMLNCPLYILTVDPLPYDEFDAEKSGYIERWKELAEECDVEEFILLDNEKRPTAKMIAEVAHKYNVTQIIIGQTAQNRWEEITKGSFVNVLLREITFVDLHIVSLDRTIKSEDEIEYEAGVRGYLLKEGDSYRLCFSCQKNMSYEGIFYKEIGTDFNNGMFKFVCNGITHQVHVADDKVTEPIDAPSNVKYEHKAHDLI; this comes from the coding sequence ATGAAGAAGGTAAAGGGTCGTATGGATGAGAGTATTCTCGTTTGCGTATATTACGGTCCCAATGGTGAGCGGTTGATTAGACGCGGCCATAAAATGGCGAGTATGTTGAATTGCCCGCTATATATCCTGACGGTGGATCCGCTCCCGTACGATGAGTTTGATGCCGAAAAATCGGGATACATCGAACGCTGGAAGGAACTGGCTGAGGAATGCGATGTTGAGGAGTTTATTCTCCTGGATAATGAAAAGCGGCCTACAGCTAAAATGATTGCCGAGGTTGCCCATAAATACAACGTCACGCAAATCATTATCGGACAAACCGCCCAGAATCGCTGGGAGGAGATCACGAAGGGTTCCTTCGTCAACGTGCTTCTTCGCGAAATCACTTTCGTTGACCTTCATATTGTATCGCTGGATCGCACCATCAAGAGCGAGGACGAAATTGAGTATGAGGCCGGCGTTCGCGGTTATCTGCTGAAGGAAGGGGACAGCTACAGACTATGCTTCTCCTGCCAAAAGAACATGAGCTATGAAGGCATATTCTATAAAGAGATCGGTACGGATTTTAACAACGGCATGTTCAAATTCGTTTGCAATGGCATAACCCACCAGGTCCATGTCGCCGATGACAAAGTGACCGAACCGATCGATGCGCCATCCAACGTAAAGTATGAGCATAAGGCCCATGATTTAATCTAA
- a CDS encoding polysaccharide deacetylase family protein produces the protein MKSNDRLNRERALIRVTALFMSLVLLTSCGIFGSSGSPADPAEGQMQGQQTIERFNGEKSRVISSVYTARKELSLTFNGMGDAETMDRLLNELDKYDIKATFFLPGIRVAEEPDIAKSIIERGHEVENNTLNHLDLTKLGYEQIYKEIQLANEVIEKETGVTPKYIRTKSGDYSDDIRLVAAQLGMEAVVNYNINPKDRDMKNAKEIGDYVARYMSRGGVISLNTDINPEVVPAIGFIGEAAEELGYKLITLSELVKNGGVRKPLEEIPGYDAAKLNPDYKGTPYELVYKANTRKKEIALTFDDWATDKTVTRILDILAEHDVKATFFLRAQGVEQNPNLARAMIEEGHDVANHSYAHQVVTTLTPEELQEDVVKAHQVITEAIQQQPLMLYRPPTGVVDEKTAEIIAATGYPRIAMYDVTTLDWDVKNSADDIINGVMKQTQNGSVILLHILDGIHTAEALPTVLERLKEKGYTFVKMKDLIQ, from the coding sequence ATGAAGAGCAATGACAGGTTGAATAGAGAACGAGCGCTGATTCGAGTTACGGCTCTGTTCATGAGCCTGGTCTTGTTGACCAGCTGCGGAATATTTGGTTCCAGCGGCAGCCCGGCAGATCCTGCGGAGGGCCAGATGCAAGGCCAGCAGACCATCGAGCGCTTTAATGGGGAGAAGAGCAGGGTAATCTCCTCTGTGTATACGGCCAGAAAAGAGCTGAGCCTTACCTTTAACGGTATGGGGGATGCGGAAACGATGGATCGGCTGCTAAACGAGCTGGACAAGTATGATATCAAAGCGACGTTTTTTCTTCCGGGAATACGGGTAGCGGAGGAGCCGGATATTGCAAAAAGCATTATCGAACGGGGCCATGAAGTCGAAAATAACACGTTGAATCACCTGGATTTAACCAAGCTTGGCTATGAGCAAATCTATAAGGAAATCCAGTTGGCCAACGAAGTGATCGAAAAAGAAACGGGCGTTACTCCAAAATACATACGAACGAAGTCAGGCGACTACTCCGACGATATTCGGCTTGTAGCCGCGCAGCTTGGAATGGAGGCCGTCGTTAATTACAACATCAACCCGAAGGACCGCGATATGAAGAACGCGAAAGAAATCGGCGATTATGTGGCTAGATACATGTCAAGGGGAGGCGTCATCTCGCTGAACACCGACATTAATCCGGAAGTCGTGCCGGCGATCGGTTTTATCGGCGAGGCTGCAGAGGAGCTCGGCTATAAACTGATTACGCTGAGCGAGCTCGTCAAGAACGGCGGAGTTCGAAAGCCGCTGGAGGAAATTCCCGGGTACGATGCAGCCAAACTGAATCCCGACTACAAAGGCACTCCTTATGAGCTTGTATACAAGGCCAATACGAGGAAAAAGGAAATCGCCCTTACCTTCGACGATTGGGCGACGGACAAGACGGTGACGCGAATTTTGGACATTTTGGCCGAGCATGATGTTAAGGCAACGTTTTTCTTGCGGGCGCAGGGCGTGGAGCAGAATCCGAATCTGGCAAGAGCCATGATTGAAGAGGGGCACGATGTGGCCAATCATTCCTATGCCCATCAGGTTGTAACTACGCTGACTCCGGAGGAGCTGCAGGAGGATGTTGTTAAAGCCCATCAAGTCATTACGGAAGCGATCCAGCAGCAGCCGTTAATGCTGTACAGGCCGCCGACGGGCGTGGTGGATGAGAAGACGGCAGAAATTATCGCGGCTACGGGGTATCCACGCATTGCGATGTACGACGTGACCACGCTCGATTGGGACGTGAAGAACAGCGCCGACGATATTATAAATGGGGTTATGAAGCAGACACAGAACGGAAGTGTTATCCTGCTTCATATTCTTGACGGCATTCATACGGCAGAGGCGCTGCCAACCGTATTGGAACGATTGAAGGAGAAGGGCTACACCTTTGTGAAAATGAAGGATTTGATTCAATAA